The Salmonella enterica subsp. houtenae serovar Houten genome has a segment encoding these proteins:
- the cysU gene encoding sulfate transporter permease CysT, which translates to MLAVSSRRVLPGFTLSLGTSLLFVCLILLLPLSALVMQLSQMSWAQYWDVVTNPQVVAAYKVTLLAAFVASIFNGVFGLLMAWILTRYRFPGRALLDVLMDLPFALPTAVAGLTLASLFSVNGFYGQFLAQFDIKVTYTWLGIAVAMAFTSIPFVVRTVQPVLEDLGPEYEEAAETLGATRLQSFCKVVLPELSPALIAGVALSFTRSLGEFGAVIFIAGNIAWKTEVTSLMIFVRLQEFDYPAASAIASVILAASLLLLFSINTLQSRFGRRVVGH; encoded by the coding sequence ATGCTTGCCGTTTCTTCCCGACGCGTGCTGCCCGGCTTTACGTTAAGCCTCGGCACCAGTTTGCTGTTTGTCTGCCTGATCCTGCTGTTGCCGTTGAGCGCGCTGGTGATGCAGCTCTCACAGATGAGCTGGGCGCAATACTGGGATGTCGTGACCAACCCACAGGTGGTGGCTGCCTATAAAGTGACGCTGCTGGCGGCATTTGTGGCGTCGATTTTTAACGGCGTGTTTGGTCTGCTGATGGCGTGGATTTTAACCCGCTACCGTTTTCCAGGGCGCGCGTTGCTGGATGTGCTGATGGATCTGCCGTTTGCGCTGCCGACGGCGGTTGCGGGGTTAACGCTGGCCTCGCTGTTCTCAGTGAATGGTTTCTACGGTCAGTTTCTTGCGCAGTTTGATATTAAAGTTACCTATACCTGGCTCGGTATCGCGGTGGCGATGGCCTTTACCAGCATTCCATTTGTGGTGCGTACCGTCCAGCCGGTACTGGAAGATCTGGGGCCGGAGTATGAAGAAGCGGCAGAAACGTTGGGGGCCACCCGCCTGCAAAGTTTTTGTAAAGTGGTGCTGCCTGAGCTGTCGCCTGCGCTGATTGCCGGCGTGGCGCTCTCTTTTACCCGTAGCCTGGGCGAGTTTGGCGCGGTGATTTTTATCGCCGGAAATATCGCCTGGAAAACAGAAGTGACCTCGTTGATGATTTTTGTGCGCTTGCAGGAGTTTGATTACCCAGCCGCCAGCGCCATTGCCTCGGTGATCCTTGCGGCGTCCTTGCTGCTGCTGTTCTCTATCAATACGTTGCAAAGTCGCTTTGGTCGACGCGTGGTAGGTCATTAA
- the ucpA_2 gene encoding putative oxidoreductase yields MGKLTGKTALITGASQGIGEGIARVFARHGANLILLDISDEIEKLADELGGRGHRCTAVKADVRDFASVQAAVARAKETEGRIDILVNNAGVCRLGNFLDMSEEDRDFHIDINIKGVWNVTKAVLPEMIKRKDGRIVMMSSVTGDRVADPGETAYALSKAAIVGLTKSLAVEYAQSGIRVNAICPGYVRTPMAESIARQSNPDDPESVLTEMAKAIPLRRLADPLEVGELAAFLASDESSYLTGTQNVIDGGSTLPESVSVGV; encoded by the coding sequence ATGGGTAAACTCACGGGCAAGACAGCATTGATTACGGGCGCATCGCAGGGCATTGGCGAAGGGATCGCTCGCGTATTCGCGCGCCACGGCGCGAACTTAATCTTGCTGGATATCTCCGATGAGATTGAAAAGCTGGCGGATGAACTGGGCGGGCGCGGGCATCGTTGTACTGCCGTTAAGGCTGACGTCAGAGATTTTGCTTCGGTGCAGGCGGCGGTTGCGCGCGCCAAAGAGACGGAAGGTAGAATTGATATTTTGGTGAATAACGCTGGCGTGTGCCGTCTGGGCAACTTCCTCGATATGAGTGAAGAAGATCGCGATTTTCACATTGATATTAATATTAAAGGCGTCTGGAACGTGACCAAAGCCGTCCTGCCGGAGATGATCAAACGTAAAGATGGCCGCATTGTGATGATGTCTTCCGTCACGGGAGATAGGGTGGCGGACCCGGGTGAAACGGCCTATGCGCTGTCAAAAGCCGCCATTGTTGGTTTAACCAAATCGCTGGCGGTAGAGTATGCGCAGTCCGGTATTCGCGTGAATGCCATCTGCCCTGGTTATGTAAGAACGCCGATGGCGGAAAGCATTGCCCGTCAGTCTAACCCTGACGATCCGGAATCGGTATTAACTGAAATGGCAAAAGCCATTCCGCTACGCCGTCTTGCCGATCCGCTGGAAGTAGGGGAGCTGGCGGCATTTCTGGCTTCCGATGAGTCCAGCTATCTTACCGGAACGCAAAACGTCATTGATGGCGGTAGTACCCTGCCTGAAAGCGTGAGCGTCGGCGTCTGA
- the amiA gene encoding N-acetylmuramoyl-L-alanine amidase — translation MSTFKLLKTLTSRRQVLKTGLAALTLSGMSHAVAKEETLKTSNGHSKPKTKKTGSKRLVMLDPGHGGIDTGAIGRNGSQEKHVVLAIAKNVRAILRNHGIDARLTRTGDTFIPLYDRVEIAHKHGADLFMSIHADGFTNPKAAGASVFALSNRGASSAMAKYLSERENRADEVAGKKTTDRDHLLQQVLFDLVQTDTIKNSLTLGSHILRKIKPIHKLHSRTTEQAAFVVLKSPSIPSVLVETSFITNPEEERLLGTTAFRQKIATAIANGIISYFHWFDNQKAHTKKR, via the coding sequence ATGAGCACTTTTAAACTCCTAAAAACTCTCACATCGCGCCGCCAGGTACTCAAAACAGGTCTGGCGGCCCTGACGCTGTCAGGTATGTCGCACGCAGTAGCCAAAGAAGAAACGCTAAAAACCAGTAATGGTCACAGCAAACCCAAAACCAAAAAAACCGGCAGTAAACGGCTGGTGATGCTCGACCCCGGACACGGCGGCATCGATACCGGCGCGATTGGCCGCAACGGTTCTCAGGAAAAACACGTCGTGCTGGCCATTGCCAAAAACGTACGCGCTATTTTGCGAAATCACGGAATCGATGCGCGTTTAACCCGGACAGGGGATACCTTTATTCCGCTGTACGATCGGGTGGAAATCGCCCATAAGCACGGCGCGGATCTGTTTATGTCTATTCATGCCGATGGTTTTACCAACCCGAAAGCGGCAGGCGCTTCCGTTTTTGCGCTTTCCAACCGCGGGGCCAGTAGCGCCATGGCGAAGTATCTCTCCGAGCGCGAAAACCGCGCGGACGAAGTGGCGGGTAAAAAAACCACTGATCGGGATCATCTATTACAACAAGTTTTGTTTGATCTGGTGCAAACCGATACGATTAAAAACAGTTTGACGCTCGGTTCACATATTCTCAGGAAAATCAAACCCATACACAAATTACACAGCCGCACTACCGAACAAGCGGCTTTTGTGGTGCTAAAATCACCGTCAATTCCATCGGTGCTGGTCGAAACCTCGTTTATTACCAATCCGGAAGAAGAACGTCTACTGGGCACGACGGCGTTTCGGCAGAAAATCGCTACGGCGATCGCCAACGGCATCATCAGTTATTTTCACTGGTTTGATAACCAGAAAGCACACACGAAGAAACGGTAA
- the eutC gene encoding ethanolamine ammonia-lyase small subunit, with protein MDQKQIEEIVRSVMASMGQDVPQPVAPSTQEGAKPQCATPTATESCALDLGSAEAKAWIGVENPHRADVLTELRRSTAARVCTGRAGPRPRTQALLRFLADHSRSKDTVLKEVPEEWVKAQGLLEVRSEISDKNLYLTRPDRGRRLSPEAIDALKSQCVMNPDVQVVVSDGLSTDAITANYEEILPPLLAGLKQAGLNVGTPFFVRYGRVKIEDQIGELLGAKVVILLVGERPGLGQSESLSCYAVYSPRVATTVEADRTCISNIHQGGTPPVEAAAVIVDLAKRMLAQKASGINMTR; from the coding sequence ATGGATCAAAAACAGATTGAAGAAATTGTACGTAGCGTGATGGCGTCAATGGGACAGGACGTACCGCAACCCGTCGCGCCGTCAACGCAGGAAGGCGCAAAGCCGCAGTGCGCCACGCCGACGGCGACCGAAAGCTGCGCGCTGGATTTAGGTTCCGCGGAGGCAAAAGCCTGGATTGGCGTCGAGAACCCGCATCGTGCGGACGTGCTGACCGAACTGCGTCGCAGTACTGCGGCACGCGTCTGTACCGGTCGTGCCGGGCCGCGTCCACGCACCCAGGCGCTGTTGCGCTTCCTGGCGGATCACTCCCGTTCGAAAGACACGGTGCTCAAAGAGGTACCGGAAGAATGGGTGAAAGCGCAGGGGCTGCTGGAAGTGCGCTCGGAAATCAGCGACAAAAACCTGTATCTGACGCGCCCGGATAGGGGGCGTCGCCTGAGTCCGGAAGCCATTGACGCGCTGAAGTCGCAGTGTGTGATGAACCCGGATGTGCAGGTGGTGGTCTCCGATGGCCTCTCTACGGATGCGATTACCGCCAACTATGAAGAGATCCTGCCGCCGCTGCTTGCCGGTCTGAAGCAGGCTGGGCTGAACGTCGGCACGCCGTTCTTTGTGCGCTATGGCCGCGTGAAGATTGAAGATCAGATTGGCGAGCTTCTTGGCGCGAAGGTGGTGATTTTGCTGGTGGGCGAACGTCCGGGCTTAGGCCAGTCGGAAAGCCTCTCCTGCTACGCCGTGTACTCGCCGCGCGTGGCGACCACCGTCGAGGCTGACAGAACCTGTATTTCAAACATTCATCAGGGGGGGACGCCGCCAGTAGAAGCCGCCGCCGTGATTGTGGATTTGGCCAAACGGATGCTGGCGCAGAAAGCGTCCGGCATCAACATGACCCGTTAA
- the yfeY gene encoding lipoprotein: protein MKSLRLTLLALPLALNGCSTLSSVNWSAANPWNWFGSSTEVTEQGVGELTAATPLEEQAIAEALEGDYRLRSGMKTDNGNVVRFFEAMKGDNVAMAINGEQGTVSRIEVLDSDIPTAAGVKIGTPFSDLYSKAFGHCEPVSSDSHTSVECKAEGSQHISYVFSGEWSGPEGLMPPDDALKNWSVRKIIWRR from the coding sequence ATGAAATCGCTGCGTTTGACTTTACTCGCACTGCCGCTGGCGCTGAACGGCTGTTCGACGCTCTCCTCGGTCAACTGGTCTGCCGCAAATCCATGGAACTGGTTCGGTTCCTCGACAGAAGTCACTGAGCAAGGCGTGGGAGAGCTGACCGCCGCCACGCCGCTGGAAGAGCAGGCTATTGCAGAGGCATTAGAGGGTGATTATCGCCTGCGTAGCGGCATGAAAACCGATAACGGCAACGTGGTGCGCTTTTTCGAAGCGATGAAGGGCGACAACGTCGCGATGGCGATCAACGGCGAGCAGGGAACCGTGAGCCGTATTGAGGTGCTGGACAGCGATATCCCAACCGCCGCGGGAGTCAAAATCGGTACACCGTTTAGCGACCTTTACAGCAAAGCTTTTGGTCACTGCGAGCCGGTTTCCAGCGATAGCCATACCAGCGTCGAGTGTAAAGCCGAGGGAAGTCAGCATATTAGCTATGTTTTCTCCGGCGAGTGGAGCGGACCGGAAGGCTTAATGCCTCCTGATGACGCCTTAAAAAACTGGAGCGTGCGCAAAATTATCTGGCGTCGTTAA
- the eutL gene encoding ethanolamine utilization protein EutL, translating to MPALDLIRPSVTAMRVIASVNDGFARELKLPSHIRSLGLITADSDDVAYIAADEATKQAMVEVVYGRSLYAGAAHGPSPTAGEVLIMLGGPNPAEVRAGLDAMVASIENGAAFQWANDAENTAFLAHVVSRTGSYLSSTAGIALGDPMAYLVAPPLEATFGIDAAMKSADVQLVTYVPPPSETNYSAAFLTGSQAACKAACNAFTDAVLDIARNPVQRA from the coding sequence ATGCCAGCATTAGATTTGATTCGACCTTCCGTAACTGCCATGCGCGTGATTGCCTCCGTGAATGATGGCTTTGCGCGGGAACTTAAATTACCGTCGCATATCCGTAGCCTCGGACTCATCACGGCAGACTCTGATGATGTGGCCTATATTGCCGCAGATGAAGCGACCAAACAGGCGATGGTTGAAGTGGTATATGGCCGTTCGTTGTACGCCGGGGCGGCTCACGGGCCATCACCTACCGCCGGTGAGGTGTTGATTATGCTGGGCGGACCGAACCCGGCGGAAGTGCGTGCGGGTCTGGATGCGATGGTCGCCAGCATTGAAAACGGCGCGGCGTTCCAGTGGGCGAACGATGCGGAAAATACGGCGTTCCTGGCGCATGTGGTTTCGCGTACCGGCTCGTATCTCTCGTCTACCGCAGGTATCGCGCTGGGCGATCCAATGGCCTATCTGGTGGCGCCGCCGCTGGAAGCGACATTCGGCATTGATGCGGCGATGAAATCCGCTGACGTTCAACTGGTGACTTACGTGCCGCCGCCGTCGGAAACCAACTATTCGGCTGCGTTCTTAACGGGAAGCCAGGCCGCGTGTAAAGCCGCCTGCAACGCCTTTACCGACGCCGTGCTGGATATCGCTCGTAACCCTGTACAGCGTGCGTAA
- the yfeX gene encoding putative dye-decolorizing peroxidase (DyP)YfeX-like subgroup has product MSQVQSGILPEHCRAAIWIEANVKGDLDALRAASRTFADKLATFEVKFPDAHLGAVVAFGNNTWRALSGGVGAEELKDFIPYGKGLAPATQYDVLIHILSLRHDVNFSVAQAAMEAFSDCIDVKEEVHGFRWVEERDLSGFVDGTENPAGEETRREVAVIKDGVDAGGSYVFVQRWEHNLKQLNRMSIHDQEMMIGRTKEANEEIDGEARPVTSHLSRVDLKEDGKGLKIVRQSLPYGTASGTHGLYFCAYCARLHNIEQQLLSMFGDTDGKRDAMLRFTKPVTGGYYFAPSLDRLLTL; this is encoded by the coding sequence ATGTCTCAGGTTCAAAGCGGCATTTTGCCGGAACATTGCCGTGCGGCAATTTGGATTGAAGCCAATGTGAAAGGCGACCTTGACGCCCTGCGCGCGGCCAGCAGAACGTTTGCCGATAAACTGGCGACCTTCGAAGTCAAATTTCCGGACGCCCATCTTGGGGCCGTTGTGGCGTTTGGCAACAACACCTGGCGCGCCCTGAGCGGCGGCGTCGGGGCGGAAGAACTGAAAGATTTTATTCCTTATGGTAAAGGGCTGGCGCCGGCCACGCAGTATGACGTGCTGATCCACATCCTTTCTCTGCGCCACGATGTGAATTTTTCTGTTGCCCAGGCGGCGATGGAAGCCTTTAGCGACTGTATCGATGTGAAAGAAGAAGTTCACGGCTTCCGTTGGGTGGAAGAACGCGATCTGAGCGGCTTTGTCGACGGGACAGAGAACCCGGCGGGTGAAGAGACGCGCCGTGAAGTGGCGGTGATCAAAGATGGCGTGGATGCCGGCGGCAGTTATGTGTTCGTGCAGCGTTGGGAACACAATCTCAAGCAACTTAACCGGATGAGTATTCACGATCAGGAGATGATGATCGGTCGTACCAAAGAGGCTAATGAAGAAATAGACGGCGAGGCACGTCCGGTGACGTCTCACCTGAGCCGCGTGGATCTGAAAGAAGATGGCAAAGGGCTGAAGATTGTGCGTCAGAGCCTGCCATACGGCACCGCCAGCGGTACTCATGGTCTCTATTTCTGCGCTTACTGCGCACGTCTGCACAATATCGAACAGCAGCTTCTGAGTATGTTCGGCGATACCGACGGTAAACGCGACGCGATGCTGCGCTTCACTAAACCGGTGACCGGCGGCTACTATTTTGCGCCGTCGCTGGATCGTCTGCTGACGCTGTAA
- a CDS encoding transcriptional regulator EutR, whose translation MKKTRTANLHHLYHEALPEDVKLTPRIEVDNVHQRRTTDVYEHALTITAWQQIYDQLHPGKFHGEFTEILLDDIQVFREYTGLALRQSCLVWPNSFWFGIPATRGEQGFIGAQGLGSAEIATRPGGTEFELSTPDDYTILGVVIAEDVISRQATFLHNPERVLHMLRNQLALEVKEQHKAALWGFVQQALATFSESPETLHQPAVRKVLSDNLLLAMGTMLEEAKPIHSAESISHQGYRRLLSRAREYVLENMSEPLTVLDLCNQLHVSRRTLQNAFHAILGIGPNAWLKRIRLNAVRRELISPWSQSTTVKDAAMQWGFWHLGQFATDYQQLFAEKPSLTLHQRMRQWA comes from the coding sequence ATGAAAAAGACCCGTACAGCGAATTTGCACCATCTTTATCATGAAGCGTTACCCGAAGACGTTAAACTTACGCCCAGAATCGAGGTGGACAATGTTCATCAGCGACGGACGACGGATGTCTATGAACATGCCCTGACCATTACCGCCTGGCAGCAGATCTACGATCAGCTACATCCGGGAAAATTTCATGGTGAGTTCACGGAAATCCTGCTCGACGATATTCAGGTGTTCCGTGAATACACCGGCCTGGCGCTGCGTCAGTCATGTCTGGTTTGGCCAAACTCTTTCTGGTTTGGTATTCCGGCGACGCGCGGCGAACAGGGATTTATCGGCGCGCAGGGGCTCGGCAGCGCTGAGATTGCCACCCGACCGGGAGGCACCGAATTTGAACTGAGTACGCCGGATGATTACACCATTCTGGGCGTCGTTATCGCGGAAGATGTTATTTCCCGTCAGGCCACGTTTTTGCATAATCCGGAAAGGGTGCTGCATATGTTGCGTAATCAGTTAGCGCTGGAGGTAAAAGAGCAGCATAAAGCGGCGCTGTGGGGCTTTGTGCAGCAGGCGCTGGCCACCTTTAGCGAGAGTCCTGAAACCCTGCATCAACCTGCGGTGCGAAAGGTCTTGAGTGATAATTTGTTGCTGGCGATGGGCACGATGCTGGAAGAAGCGAAGCCGATTCATAGCGCCGAAAGTATCAGCCATCAGGGATATCGTAGGCTATTGTCGCGGGCGCGGGAATATGTGCTGGAAAATATGTCGGAGCCGCTGACGGTGCTCGATTTATGTAATCAACTGCACGTGAGTCGTCGCACGCTGCAAAATGCGTTTCACGCGATTTTGGGCATTGGTCCCAATGCGTGGCTGAAACGTATTCGCTTAAACGCGGTACGCCGGGAACTGATAAGTCCCTGGTCGCAAAGCACGACGGTGAAAGATGCCGCTATGCAGTGGGGATTCTGGCATTTGGGGCAATTTGCCACCGATTATCAGCAATTATTTGCCGAAAAACCGTCGTTGACGCTGCACCAGCGGATGCGGCAATGGGCATGA
- the eutK gene encoding carboxysome shell protein, translating into MINALGLLEVDGMVAAVDAADAMLKAANVRLLSHQVLDPGRLTLVVEGDLAACRAALDAGSAAAQRTGRVISRKEIGRPEEDTQWLIGGFARVTTPTEKAPEVPATPEFAEALLALLASVRQGMTAGEVAAHFGWPLEQARNVLEQLFSDGALRKRSSRYRIKN; encoded by the coding sequence ATGATCAATGCCCTGGGATTACTGGAAGTGGACGGGATGGTCGCCGCTGTCGATGCGGCGGATGCCATGCTGAAAGCGGCCAACGTGCGTTTGCTCAGTCATCAGGTGCTCGACCCTGGCAGGCTAACGCTGGTGGTGGAGGGCGATCTGGCGGCGTGTCGTGCGGCGCTGGATGCCGGAAGCGCCGCCGCACAGCGCACAGGCCGTGTGATTAGCCGCAAAGAAATTGGTCGCCCGGAAGAGGACACCCAGTGGCTGATTGGTGGGTTTGCGCGTGTGACAACGCCGACTGAGAAAGCGCCCGAGGTACCCGCGACGCCTGAGTTCGCCGAAGCGTTACTGGCGCTGTTGGCATCAGTACGTCAGGGAATGACGGCGGGAGAGGTTGCCGCGCATTTTGGCTGGCCGCTGGAGCAGGCCAGAAACGTGCTGGAACAACTCTTTTCTGACGGAGCGTTGCGTAAACGCAGTAGTCGCTATCGCATCAAAAATTAA
- the ypeA gene encoding putative acetyltransferase — translation MEIRVFRQEDFEEVITLWERCDLLRPWNDPEMDIERKVNHDVSLFLVAEVSGEVVGTVMGGYDGHRGSAYYLGVHPEFRGRGIANALLNRLEKKLIARGCPKIQIMVRDDNDVVLGMYERLGYEHSDALSLGKRLIEDEEY, via the coding sequence ATGGAAATACGCGTTTTTCGCCAGGAAGATTTCGAAGAGGTGATCACCCTCTGGGAGCGTTGCGACCTGCTGCGTCCATGGAACGATCCTGAAATGGATATTGAACGCAAGGTGAATCACGATGTCAGCTTGTTTCTCGTTGCGGAAGTTAGCGGCGAAGTTGTCGGTACGGTAATGGGCGGTTATGACGGGCATCGCGGCTCGGCGTATTACCTGGGCGTTCACCCGGAGTTCCGCGGACGCGGCATTGCGAATGCCTTGCTTAACCGACTGGAAAAAAAACTCATCGCCCGTGGCTGTCCGAAAATCCAAATTATGGTGCGTGATGATAACGACGTTGTGCTGGGTATGTATGAACGTCTGGGGTATGAGCATTCTGACGCCCTAAGTTTGGGTAAACGCCTGATTGAAGATGAAGAGTACTGA
- the yfeZ gene encoding membrane protein, whose amino-acid sequence MKSTEFHPADYDVHGRLRLPFLFWCVLLLQARAWILFVIAGSSREQGNTLLNFFYPDHDHFWLGLLPGVPAVVAFLLSGRREAFPGVWRWLRGFLILAQLVLLCWLPVMWLGGDPVDGVGLALLLADIVALIWLLTNQRLRACFSLEKE is encoded by the coding sequence ATGAAGAGTACTGAGTTTCATCCAGCCGATTATGACGTACACGGACGTTTACGCCTGCCGTTTCTGTTCTGGTGCGTGCTGCTACTTCAGGCGCGCGCCTGGATACTCTTTGTCATTGCCGGTTCATCCCGTGAACAGGGTAATACTTTGTTAAACTTTTTTTATCCCGACCATGATCATTTTTGGCTGGGGCTGTTGCCCGGCGTTCCGGCGGTAGTGGCGTTTTTGCTCAGCGGGCGGCGTGAAGCGTTTCCTGGGGTGTGGCGCTGGCTGCGCGGATTTCTGATCCTCGCTCAACTGGTGTTGTTGTGCTGGCTGCCGGTTATGTGGCTGGGAGGTGACCCGGTCGACGGCGTCGGGCTGGCGCTGCTGCTGGCGGACATCGTCGCGCTGATCTGGCTGTTAACCAATCAACGTTTGCGTGCCTGTTTTTCCCTTGAGAAAGAATAA
- the hemF gene encoding coproporphyrinogen III oxidase, giving the protein MKPDAHHVKQFLLRLQDDICQTLSAVDGVNFVEDSWRREAGGGGRSRVLRNGGIFEQAGVNFSHVHGDAMPASATAHRPELAGRSFEAMGVSLVVHPHNPYIPTSHANVRFFIAEKPGADPVWWFGGGFDLTPYYGFEEDAVHWHRTARDLCQPFGDDVYPRYKKWCDDYFYLKHRNEQRGVGGLFFDDLNTPDFDHCFAFMQAVGHGYTGAYLPIVERRKAMVWGERERNFQLYRRGRYVEFNLVWDRGTLFGLQTGGRTESILMSMPPLVRWEYDYQPEEGSPEAALCEFIQVRDWVSLPDNSSVS; this is encoded by the coding sequence ATGAAACCCGATGCACATCACGTAAAACAGTTTCTGCTACGCCTGCAGGATGATATTTGCCAAACGTTATCCGCTGTGGATGGCGTAAACTTTGTCGAAGATAGCTGGCGACGCGAAGCGGGCGGCGGCGGGCGCAGCCGGGTATTACGCAACGGCGGGATTTTCGAACAGGCGGGCGTTAACTTCTCTCACGTTCACGGCGATGCGATGCCCGCATCCGCCACCGCGCATCGGCCGGAGCTGGCTGGGCGTAGCTTTGAAGCGATGGGCGTGTCGCTAGTGGTGCATCCGCACAATCCGTATATTCCCACCAGCCACGCTAACGTGCGCTTTTTTATTGCCGAAAAACCGGGCGCCGATCCGGTGTGGTGGTTTGGCGGCGGGTTCGATTTAACGCCCTACTACGGCTTTGAAGAGGATGCCGTTCACTGGCATCGTACCGCTCGCGACCTGTGCCAGCCATTTGGCGACGATGTGTACCCACGTTATAAAAAGTGGTGCGACGACTATTTCTACCTCAAACATCGCAACGAACAGCGCGGCGTTGGCGGACTGTTTTTTGACGATCTGAATACGCCGGATTTCGACCACTGTTTTGCTTTTATGCAGGCGGTAGGTCATGGCTACACCGGGGCGTATTTACCGATTGTCGAACGACGCAAAGCGATGGTCTGGGGAGAGCGGGAGCGTAATTTTCAGCTTTATCGCCGCGGTCGCTACGTGGAGTTCAATCTGGTATGGGACAGAGGCACCCTGTTTGGTCTGCAAACCGGCGGGCGCACCGAATCCATTCTGATGTCGATGCCGCCGTTAGTGCGCTGGGAATACGACTATCAGCCCGAGGAAGGCAGTCCGGAAGCGGCATTGTGCGAGTTTATTCAGGTACGCGACTGGGTGTCGTTACCTGATAATAGTTCCGTTTCGTAG
- the cysP gene encoding thiosulfate-binding protein — translation MAVNLLKKRTLTLAAMLLLVGQAQATELLNSSYDVSRELFAALNPPFEQQWAKDNGGDKLTIKQSHAGSSKQALAILQGLKADVVTYNQVTDVQILHDKGKLIPADWQSRLPNNSSPFYSTMGFLVRKGNPKNIHDWSDLVRSDVKLIFPNPKTSGNARYTYLAAWGAADNADGGDKAKTEQFMTRFLKNVEVFDTGGRGATTTFAERGLGDVLISFESEVNNIRKQYEAQGFEVVIPKTNILAEFPVAWVDKNVKANGTEKAAKAYLNWLYSPQAQTIITNYYYRVNNPEIMGKQTDKFPQTELFRVEDKFGSWPEVMKTHFASGGELDKLLAAGRK, via the coding sequence ATGGCCGTTAACTTACTGAAAAAGAGAACCCTGACGCTGGCAGCAATGCTGTTACTGGTGGGGCAGGCGCAGGCAACGGAGCTACTGAACAGTTCATACGATGTCTCCCGCGAGCTGTTTGCCGCCCTTAACCCACCGTTTGAGCAGCAATGGGCGAAGGATAACGGCGGCGATAAGCTGACGATTAAGCAGTCTCATGCCGGGTCATCAAAACAGGCGCTGGCGATTTTGCAGGGACTGAAGGCAGACGTCGTGACCTACAATCAGGTGACCGACGTACAGATTCTCCATGATAAAGGCAAACTGATCCCTGCCGACTGGCAGAGCCGTCTGCCGAACAACAGTTCGCCGTTCTATTCCACGATGGGCTTTCTGGTGCGCAAGGGGAACCCGAAAAATATTCACGACTGGAGCGACCTTGTACGTTCAGATGTGAAGCTGATTTTCCCGAACCCGAAAACCTCCGGCAACGCCCGTTACACGTACCTGGCGGCATGGGGCGCGGCGGATAACGCGGACGGCGGCGATAAAGCCAAAACCGAACAGTTTATGACCCGGTTCCTGAAAAACGTCGAAGTGTTTGATACCGGCGGGCGCGGCGCCACGACCACCTTTGCTGAGCGTGGCCTGGGCGATGTGCTGATTAGTTTTGAATCGGAAGTGAACAATATCCGTAAACAATATGAAGCCCAGGGATTTGAAGTGGTGATCCCGAAAACTAACATTCTTGCTGAATTCCCGGTCGCCTGGGTGGATAAAAACGTGAAGGCCAACGGCACAGAAAAAGCCGCCAAAGCTTACCTGAACTGGCTGTATAGCCCGCAGGCGCAGACCATCATCACCAATTACTACTACCGCGTGAATAACCCGGAAATCATGGGCAAGCAGACAGATAAATTCCCACAGACCGAACTGTTCCGCGTGGAAGACAAGTTTGGTTCCTGGCCGGAGGTGATGAAAACGCACTTTGCCAGCGGCGGCGAGCTGGACAAACTGTTGGCGGCGGGGCGTAAGTAA